Proteins found in one Deltaproteobacteria bacterium PRO3 genomic segment:
- a CDS encoding M23 family metallopeptidase: MSTASEKLWSSHARIFACVLLIAASSLAACGKDSAGSAEPTSPGGAIPLTPTDLEYHSATPAEFEVSQGRFVVPAGLNARWPVDQDPRDISSTFGPRLKASEASRPDFHRGIDIPGQLGQPVYPILPGKIYKVVAGGESSEGGNVVTIEHVLPEPIVFHGRKTTRIYSQYAHLADFGEKANKRLLNPEMEIEISPDEVVGGLGQSGTTTFNHLHFEIRLETTCSLEYQTENPDSLCAQNGFDPHVNPLQFLLENDGEAPRLDYVQQVGDELKVKVSTGALWADLDYTVLQVLDESQQTIHQFRVGFNAREGFDASSTEKLDDPQLEGVLLVPSPFLSDSAAYSMEYSFELASLPQAPAIVRLLCEDVWGNGFSTQLQVGN, translated from the coding sequence ATGAGCACAGCTTCGGAAAAACTTTGGTCCAGCCACGCGCGGATTTTCGCCTGCGTCCTGTTGATAGCGGCCTCTTCCTTGGCCGCCTGCGGCAAGGACTCGGCGGGAAGCGCGGAGCCCACAAGTCCGGGGGGAGCGATTCCCCTCACTCCAACGGACTTGGAATACCACTCCGCGACTCCGGCCGAATTCGAAGTCTCGCAAGGACGCTTCGTCGTCCCGGCGGGGCTGAACGCGCGCTGGCCGGTGGACCAGGATCCACGCGACATCTCCTCCACCTTCGGTCCGCGGCTTAAGGCCAGCGAGGCCTCGCGCCCGGATTTCCATCGCGGCATCGACATCCCGGGCCAACTAGGGCAACCCGTCTATCCCATACTTCCCGGCAAGATCTACAAGGTGGTCGCGGGCGGCGAGTCTTCGGAGGGCGGCAATGTCGTGACCATCGAGCATGTCCTGCCCGAACCGATCGTCTTTCACGGGAGAAAGACAACGCGGATTTATTCGCAGTACGCCCATCTTGCCGACTTCGGCGAAAAGGCTAATAAGCGCTTGTTGAATCCGGAGATGGAGATCGAGATTTCTCCGGACGAAGTCGTCGGCGGCCTGGGGCAATCCGGGACAACCACCTTCAACCACCTGCATTTCGAAATTCGCCTCGAGACCACCTGCAGCCTCGAATACCAAACCGAAAACCCCGACAGCCTCTGCGCGCAGAACGGCTTCGATCCCCACGTGAATCCGCTGCAATTCCTTCTGGAAAACGACGGCGAAGCGCCTCGCTTGGATTACGTCCAGCAGGTCGGAGACGAACTGAAGGTGAAGGTTTCGACGGGCGCCCTTTGGGCCGACCTCGATTACACGGTTTTGCAAGTTTTAGACGAAAGCCAGCAAACGATCCACCAGTTTCGCGTCGGTTTCAACGCGCGCGAGGGGTTCGACGCGTCGAGCACCGAGAAATTGGACGATCCGCAATTGGAGGGGGTTCTGCTCGTACCGAGCCCCTTCCTGTCGGATTCAGCGGCTTACTCGATGGAATACTCCTTCGAGCTGGCTTCGTTGCCCCAGGCTCCCGCAATTGTGCGCCTATTATGCGAGGACGTCTGGGGCAACGGTTTTTCGACTCAACTCCAGGTGGGGAACTGA